One Natrinema longum genomic window carries:
- a CDS encoding PaaI family thioesterase, whose amino-acid sequence MTEERPTMDAVDEFDDLESMLQYFLEENQEFLSWLGTNVDNVGDGTMTMSIPYDEKLTNIRPSADADEQGDLHGGVAATLIDTVGGLVLRTAMDDPFDVRIATINLNVNYLRPATADLVATADVIRVGGSVGVSEITVESTAPDGETKPVAIGQGAYRVFRPE is encoded by the coding sequence ATGACCGAGGAGCGGCCGACGATGGACGCGGTTGACGAGTTCGACGACCTCGAGAGCATGCTCCAGTATTTCCTCGAGGAGAACCAGGAGTTCCTCTCGTGGCTCGGCACGAACGTCGACAACGTCGGCGACGGGACGATGACGATGTCGATTCCTTACGACGAGAAATTGACGAACATCCGCCCGAGCGCCGACGCCGACGAGCAGGGGGACCTCCACGGCGGCGTCGCGGCGACGCTCATCGACACCGTCGGCGGGCTCGTGCTCCGGACGGCGATGGACGACCCCTTCGACGTGCGGATCGCGACGATCAACCTGAACGTCAACTACCTCCGGCCGGCGACGGCGGATCTCGTGGCGACCGCGGACGTGATCCGGGTCGGCGGCAGCGTCGGCGTCAGCGAGATCACCGTCGAGAGCACGGCTCCGGACGGCGAGACGAAGCCCGTGGCGATCGGTCAGGGCGCGTATCGCGTGTTCCGTCCGGAGTAA
- a CDS encoding ABC transporter permease: MTTDRRRDDRDGTSAAGTSADADRTATGSDSADPKPDGGYETAPAVAHSGDSGTIAGQLFVVAETEYRLAVRSRWAVALTAIFAVFALGMATFSGSDASPAGFERIVASLAALVVYLVPLVALAFSYDAIVGREESGWLQTLFSLPVSRSWVVLGTAVGRATVLASATVIGFGAAGILLLLEYGFGGFESYVGFLLAAVGLGLAFLAIGVLLSTLAREKTHALGVALLAWAWFVLVHDLLALGVVGAFSLPDVAVSAMVLANPTGVFRALVLGALGAGGDAGFAAVLAEAGLSTGLLAATLVAWIVVPIALAAVAVNRRRL, from the coding sequence ATGACGACCGATCGTCGGCGGGACGACCGCGATGGGACATCGGCTGCGGGAACGAGCGCCGACGCCGACCGGACGGCCACCGGATCGGACTCCGCCGACCCGAAACCCGACGGCGGGTACGAGACGGCCCCGGCCGTGGCTCACAGCGGCGACTCCGGAACGATCGCCGGCCAACTGTTCGTCGTCGCGGAGACGGAGTACCGGCTGGCGGTGCGGAGTCGCTGGGCGGTCGCACTCACCGCGATCTTCGCCGTCTTCGCCCTCGGGATGGCGACGTTCAGCGGTTCGGACGCCAGCCCGGCCGGCTTCGAGCGGATCGTCGCGAGCCTGGCCGCGCTCGTCGTCTACCTCGTCCCGCTGGTCGCGCTCGCGTTCAGCTACGACGCCATCGTCGGCCGCGAGGAGAGTGGCTGGCTGCAGACGCTGTTCTCGCTGCCCGTCTCGCGGTCGTGGGTCGTCCTCGGGACCGCCGTCGGCCGTGCGACCGTCCTCGCGAGCGCGACCGTCATCGGCTTCGGGGCGGCCGGCATCCTGCTCCTGCTCGAGTACGGCTTCGGTGGCTTCGAGTCCTACGTCGGCTTCCTGCTCGCCGCGGTCGGTCTCGGCCTGGCTTTCCTCGCCATCGGCGTCTTGCTGTCGACGCTGGCCCGCGAAAAGACCCACGCGCTGGGCGTCGCGCTCCTCGCGTGGGCCTGGTTCGTCCTCGTTCACGACCTGCTCGCACTCGGCGTCGTCGGGGCCTTTTCGCTGCCCGACGTGGCCGTCTCGGCGATGGTGCTTGCCAACCCGACCGGCGTCTTTCGAGCGCTCGTCCTCGGGGCGCTCGGCGCGGGCGGCGACGCCGGGTTCGCCGCCGTGCTCGCCGAGGCGGGGCTCTCGACGGGGCTGCTGGCTGCCACGCTCGTCGCCTGGATCGTCGTTCCGATCGCGCTCGCGGCAGTTGCCGTCAACCGACGACGACTATGA
- a CDS encoding class I SAM-dependent methyltransferase: MGERYDSVRELATVADSRVDAERAPVVVIAGCGAGTTVAQLREYDVDAYGFDSSPTVLETAPSPVRERLLEADLRDEDLVASLREAFGIDEIDVFVTESLLSFLTIEEATTALARIRETDGVGTLVHQVRIDPPVAAQEGEIDVTIMPPAEWQAACDPDGEDVWRDPMERLDLPPDGTDVR, translated from the coding sequence ATGGGAGAGAGATACGACAGCGTCCGGGAACTCGCGACCGTCGCTGACTCCCGCGTCGACGCCGAGCGAGCGCCGGTGGTCGTCATCGCGGGCTGTGGAGCGGGGACGACCGTGGCACAGCTACGCGAGTACGACGTGGACGCGTACGGCTTCGACTCGTCGCCGACGGTTCTGGAGACGGCACCGTCGCCGGTCCGAGAGCGGCTGCTCGAGGCCGATCTCCGCGACGAGGACCTCGTCGCGTCGTTGCGCGAGGCGTTCGGAATCGACGAGATCGACGTCTTCGTGACGGAGAGTCTACTCTCCTTCCTGACAATCGAGGAAGCGACGACGGCACTGGCCCGAATCCGGGAGACGGACGGGGTCGGGACGCTGGTCCACCAGGTCCGGATAGACCCGCCCGTGGCGGCCCAGGAGGGGGAGATCGACGTGACGATCATGCCGCCCGCGGAGTGGCAAGCGGCGTGTGATCCCGACGGCGAAGACGTCTGGCGCGACCCGATGGAACGGCTGGATCTGCCGCCCGACGGGACCGACGTGAGGTAA
- a CDS encoding lipoate--protein ligase family protein: protein MRVFRGRAPSIERDREASRTLLSIAADGEPAVRVWTPHRQVAFGRRDTRLEGYHRAREAARERGFPPIERDVGGRAVAYDGETTLAFARAEPIADLRTGSTERYERATTALEGALRSLGLEPIRGEPEEAFCPGTHSLSVTDATADGGRRRKVVGLAQRVRQDAALVAGIVLVANREAVTGVLEGVYDSLAVPLDAATVGTVADAGGPSEPAAVRSTIENALIGDATDVSAERIDGE, encoded by the coding sequence ATGCGTGTATTTCGCGGGCGGGCCCCGTCTATCGAGCGCGATCGCGAGGCCAGCCGAACGTTGCTCTCGATCGCCGCCGACGGCGAACCCGCCGTCCGCGTCTGGACGCCACACCGCCAGGTCGCGTTCGGTCGGCGGGACACCCGTCTCGAAGGCTACCACCGCGCCCGCGAGGCCGCACGCGAGCGCGGGTTTCCGCCGATCGAGCGCGACGTCGGCGGTCGAGCGGTCGCCTACGACGGCGAAACGACGCTGGCGTTCGCTCGCGCCGAACCGATAGCGGATCTCCGTACCGGCTCGACCGAACGGTACGAGCGCGCCACGACCGCCCTCGAGGGGGCGCTTCGATCCCTCGGGCTCGAACCGATCCGCGGCGAGCCCGAGGAGGCGTTCTGTCCCGGGACGCACTCGCTGTCGGTGACGGACGCGACCGCCGACGGCGGGCGACGGCGGAAGGTCGTCGGGCTCGCCCAGCGCGTCCGACAGGACGCCGCCCTCGTCGCGGGTATCGTCCTCGTCGCCAACCGCGAGGCGGTGACGGGGGTTCTCGAGGGCGTCTACGATTCGCTCGCGGTGCCACTGGACGCAGCGACGGTCGGCACCGTCGCGGACGCGGGCGGTCCCTCCGAGCCCGCGGCCGTCCGATCGACCATCGAGAACGCCCTGATCGGCGACGCGACCGACGTGTCGGCCGAACGCATCGACGGCGAGTAA
- a CDS encoding IS1595 family transposase — MIPLDVFGSESVAADLLQQVRWRDGVTCPRCRSDRTVRNGSYREFQRYLCKDCDRTFNDKTGTIFAHSKVALRRWLFSIYAFLRFNTSLRQLQCEIEVTHKTMHRRIERFARALDAPSLDLVGPVEIDEVYVSAGKKGRERDQESRSRGLSTRGRGSYDGDKPPVFILADRGTGQRYVIPAKAANESTIRLLLADRQEESLTVYTDGFRAYEPLEADDAFTREYVVHGDGEYADEEVHVNTCESHASLTRRWLSPHRGISKDKLTQYLRAFQLRRELYRKPGRDALKHAIRATL; from the coding sequence ATGATTCCACTCGATGTGTTTGGGTCGGAATCGGTCGCAGCGGACCTGTTGCAGCAGGTTCGCTGGCGTGACGGTGTTACCTGTCCCCGCTGCCGTTCTGACCGTACGGTCAGAAACGGCAGCTACAGAGAGTTCCAACGGTATCTCTGTAAGGATTGCGACCGCACGTTCAACGACAAGACGGGCACGATTTTCGCTCACTCGAAGGTTGCACTCCGCCGGTGGCTGTTCTCGATCTACGCGTTTCTCCGGTTTAACACGAGTCTCCGACAACTCCAGTGCGAAATCGAGGTCACACATAAAACGATGCACCGGCGCATCGAGCGCTTCGCCAGAGCGCTCGATGCGCCCTCTCTCGATCTTGTCGGCCCAGTCGAAATCGATGAAGTGTACGTTTCTGCCGGGAAGAAAGGCCGCGAGCGCGACCAGGAGTCGCGCTCGCGTGGCCTGTCCACGCGTGGGCGAGGTTCATATGACGGCGACAAGCCACCCGTGTTCATTCTCGCTGATCGCGGCACAGGACAGCGGTACGTAATCCCAGCGAAAGCCGCCAACGAGTCGACGATTCGACTCCTCTTGGCAGACCGCCAAGAGGAGTCGTTGACTGTCTATACTGACGGCTTTCGAGCGTACGAGCCACTCGAAGCGGACGACGCATTCACCCGTGAATACGTCGTCCACGGTGACGGTGAATACGCCGACGAAGAGGTCCACGTCAATACCTGCGAGAGCCACGCGTCGCTGACGCGACGGTGGCTCTCGCCGCATCGAGGTATCTCGAAAGATAAGCTGACACAGTATCTCAGAGCGTTCCAGCTTCGCCGAGAACTATATCGAAAACCGGGACGAGACGCACTCAAACACGCTATTCGAGCAACACTCTGA
- the nosZ gene encoding TAT-dependent nitrous-oxide reductase, giving the protein MTRPNDSDDRSTETNSPTESTLDADSERDPLFDRIPRRDFMKAGAATGAMASMAGCTGLLGGDDSVALEDVKTDVKPGEHDDYYAFLSGGHTGEIRVYGLPSMRQLMRIPVFGRESARGYGYDDRTSEMLEDAGGYSWGDTHHPRVSQTDNDYDGRWAFVNDKANGRMARINLKYFETDAIVDIPNQQGTHGACCLLPDTKYVFGVGEFRVPMPNDGQDLTDPENYTSVIAAINPETMNVEWEVLVDGNMDNGDGGKEGRWFFTTGYNSEHATTESEMSSSDTDWVKAFDVPAIEEAVEAGEYDEMNGVPVVDGTRDSALNEGDRPIVRYIDVSKSPHGVSVTPDGQYAIASGKLDPTATVIDIETLAEADDPNESIVGRPRLGMGPLHTAYDGRGHAYTTLFIDSQVVKWDIEAAVEASEESTDPVIEKIDVHYNPGHLIAAESYTTDPQGDWLISLNKLSKDRFLPVGPMHPENDQLIYIGDDEEGMSLVKDTPSYAEPHDASIVSAEKLDPAKVYDPEDYDEEFVGHEDIDISREDGRVHVKMYSTRNEFGFEEVTVTEGDEVTMTVTNIEQTPDILHSIAIPEHDINMKLAPQETREVTFTADEPGVYWMYCAFFCSALHLEMRSRLIVEPAE; this is encoded by the coding sequence ATGACCCGACCCAACGATTCCGACGACCGATCGACCGAGACGAACAGCCCCACCGAATCGACGCTCGACGCGGATTCGGAGCGTGACCCGCTGTTCGACCGTATTCCCAGGCGGGATTTCATGAAGGCAGGGGCTGCAACGGGCGCGATGGCCTCGATGGCTGGCTGTACGGGACTGCTCGGCGGCGACGATTCAGTGGCCCTCGAGGACGTCAAGACCGACGTCAAACCCGGTGAACACGACGACTACTACGCGTTCCTCTCGGGTGGTCACACTGGTGAGATCCGTGTGTACGGGCTGCCGTCGATGCGCCAGCTGATGCGGATCCCGGTGTTCGGCCGCGAGAGCGCCCGTGGCTACGGCTACGACGACCGCACCAGCGAGATGCTGGAAGACGCGGGCGGCTACTCGTGGGGCGACACCCACCACCCGCGCGTGAGCCAGACCGACAACGACTACGACGGCCGCTGGGCGTTCGTCAACGACAAGGCCAACGGCCGGATGGCCCGGATCAACCTGAAGTACTTCGAGACCGACGCCATCGTCGACATCCCGAACCAGCAGGGGACCCACGGGGCCTGCTGTCTGCTGCCGGACACGAAGTACGTCTTCGGCGTCGGCGAGTTCCGTGTGCCGATGCCAAACGACGGGCAGGACCTCACCGACCCGGAGAACTACACGTCGGTCATCGCCGCGATCAATCCCGAGACGATGAACGTCGAGTGGGAGGTGCTCGTCGACGGCAACATGGACAACGGCGACGGCGGCAAGGAGGGCCGGTGGTTCTTTACGACCGGCTACAACAGCGAGCACGCCACCACCGAGAGCGAGATGTCCTCGAGCGACACCGACTGGGTGAAGGCCTTCGACGTACCCGCCATCGAGGAGGCCGTCGAGGCCGGCGAGTACGACGAAATGAACGGCGTTCCGGTCGTCGACGGGACCCGCGACAGCGCACTGAACGAGGGCGACCGCCCCATCGTTCGCTACATCGACGTCTCGAAGAGCCCCCACGGCGTCAGCGTCACGCCTGACGGACAGTACGCGATCGCCAGCGGGAAACTCGACCCGACGGCGACGGTTATCGACATCGAGACGCTCGCCGAGGCCGACGATCCAAACGAGTCGATCGTGGGCCGTCCGCGACTCGGCATGGGGCCGCTCCACACCGCCTACGACGGCCGCGGCCACGCCTACACGACGTTGTTCATCGACTCTCAGGTCGTCAAGTGGGACATCGAGGCAGCGGTCGAGGCCAGCGAGGAGTCGACCGATCCGGTGATCGAGAAGATCGACGTCCACTACAACCCCGGCCACCTGATCGCCGCGGAGTCCTACACGACCGATCCGCAGGGCGACTGGCTGATCTCGCTGAACAAGCTCTCGAAGGACCGGTTCCTCCCGGTCGGGCCGATGCACCCCGAAAACGACCAGCTGATCTACATCGGCGACGACGAGGAGGGGATGTCCCTCGTCAAGGACACGCCCTCCTACGCCGAGCCTCACGACGCCTCGATCGTCAGCGCGGAGAAACTCGACCCCGCGAAGGTCTACGACCCCGAGGACTACGACGAGGAGTTCGTCGGGCACGAGGACATCGACATCTCCCGCGAGGACGGTCGCGTCCACGTGAAGATGTACTCGACGCGCAACGAGTTCGGCTTCGAGGAGGTCACCGTCACGGAGGGCGACGAGGTGACGATGACCGTCACCAACATCGAGCAGACCCCCGACATCCTGCACTCGATCGCGATCCCCGAACACGACATCAACATGAAACTCGCGCCACAGGAGACGCGCGAAGTGACCTTCACCGCCGACGAACCGGGCGTCTACTGGATGTATTGTGCGTTCTTCTGTAGCGCACTGCACCTCGAGATGCGCTCGCGACTGATCGTCGAACCCGCGGAGTGA
- the nosD gene encoding nitrous oxide reductase family maturation protein NosD gives MREEYFAVAAAVVLVCSVAGGAVAATSGSAETESVDGWEADVPAVHDVEEPRSDGVATVDDREFDSVQAAVDAAEPGESVRLEGRFDERIVVDTPDVTIAAAERDGAVIDGGGEGQVVAIAAENVTLENVWIRNSGFDRQDTDSGVVVNGSNATLSTLRLTEIQFGIWIGSVDDVTVEDSIVAGREDVPLAERGNGIHLWEATDTEVRNNSVTTVRDGIYYQWAEGVVAEGNTMWDMRYGVHYMYSDDNHLEDNVAFDNDVGFALMVSKRLTLLNNTAVNNDGTSGHGILVKDVEDSEIVGNDLVGNGNGLYVHNSQDNRLESNLVLANDVGVHITGGSSGETVSGNSFIRNGEAAFAETNSQTHWNDTDRGNYWSDARVADLDDDGISENRHRPAGAVEGLVHERPQAAVFAQSPAFDAVKLAESSFPVLETPGIVDNRPLADSPHDHWRSYYENHDH, from the coding sequence ATGAGGGAGGAATACTTCGCCGTCGCTGCTGCGGTGGTCCTCGTCTGTTCGGTAGCCGGTGGGGCCGTCGCCGCGACGAGCGGATCGGCCGAGACCGAAAGCGTCGACGGCTGGGAGGCGGACGTTCCGGCCGTTCACGACGTCGAGGAACCCCGTTCCGACGGCGTCGCGACGGTCGACGACCGCGAGTTCGACTCGGTCCAGGCGGCGGTCGACGCCGCCGAGCCGGGTGAGTCGGTTCGCCTCGAGGGCCGATTCGACGAACGGATCGTCGTCGACACGCCGGACGTGACGATCGCGGCCGCCGAACGCGACGGTGCGGTGATCGACGGCGGCGGCGAGGGCCAGGTCGTCGCGATCGCGGCCGAGAACGTCACTCTCGAGAACGTCTGGATCCGCAACTCCGGTTTCGACCGGCAGGACACCGACAGCGGCGTCGTGGTCAACGGCTCGAACGCGACGCTGTCGACGCTCCGACTGACCGAGATCCAGTTCGGAATCTGGATCGGCAGCGTCGACGACGTGACCGTCGAGGATTCGATCGTCGCCGGGCGCGAGGACGTCCCGCTGGCCGAACGCGGCAACGGGATTCACCTCTGGGAGGCGACCGACACCGAGGTGCGAAACAACTCCGTGACGACCGTCCGCGACGGCATCTACTACCAGTGGGCGGAGGGCGTCGTCGCCGAGGGCAACACGATGTGGGACATGCGCTACGGCGTCCACTACATGTACTCCGACGACAACCACCTCGAGGACAACGTCGCCTTCGACAACGACGTCGGCTTCGCGCTGATGGTCTCGAAGCGGCTGACGCTGCTGAACAACACCGCCGTGAACAACGACGGGACGAGCGGCCACGGCATCCTCGTCAAAGACGTCGAGGACAGCGAGATCGTCGGCAACGACCTCGTCGGTAACGGGAACGGCCTCTACGTCCACAACTCCCAGGACAACCGCCTCGAGTCGAACCTCGTCCTCGCAAACGACGTGGGCGTCCACATCACCGGCGGCAGCAGCGGCGAGACCGTCTCGGGCAACAGTTTCATCCGGAACGGCGAAGCGGCCTTCGCCGAGACGAACTCGCAGACACACTGGAACGACACCGACCGGGGCAACTACTGGTCGGACGCACGCGTCGCCGACCTCGACGACGACGGGATCAGCGAGAACCGCCACCGGCCCGCCGGTGCCGTCGAGGGGTTGGTTCACGAGCGGCCACAGGCGGCCGTCTTCGCTCAGAGCCCTGCCTTCGACGCGGTCAAACTGGCGGAGAGTTCGTTCCCCGTCCTCGAGACGCCGGGCATCGTCGACAACCGACCCCTCGCCGACTCACCCCACGACCACTGGAGGTCCTACTATGAAAATCACGATCACTGA
- a CDS encoding L-aspartate oxidase — translation MTETDTSTATTTDGETADVLVVGSGIAGCAAALAAARDGADVLLLTKATKPDDASTDWAQGGISTTRGNPESLKEDIIDASDGTADPDAVDTLVAEADDAVEDVLVDTLEVGFDEADDGAFDYTREAAHSEYRILHVDAATGTHILRPFLNYVDDHERIEVRQDTAALELITAEGRVHGVVSDEESDGHPIYAGATVLATGGVGALYGRSTNPDDATGDGIAMAALAGADVADMEYVQFHPTAYAGDDPFLLSEALRGEGAVLRNGDGEQFMADYHPQGDLAPRDVVARAVETEREETGEVVLDVSPLEFAAEYPAIAEKCRDRGFEGDEIPVAPCEHFLCGGIDVDDRGRTSLDRLYAVGECARTGVHGANRLASTSLLEGLVWGLRAGEDATGFEAEAVEAPELSNRDPTLPERFAAEKFTRLTQTTDEYLGLERDPEEIARASSVLRRLKGEVDAYIRTRTARDLYELRNASVVALLIARAASENTESVGCHYVATDADESVPESPADD, via the coding sequence ATGACCGAAACAGACACCAGCACGGCGACGACGACCGACGGCGAGACCGCAGACGTTCTCGTCGTCGGCAGCGGCATCGCGGGCTGTGCGGCCGCACTCGCGGCCGCCAGAGACGGTGCAGACGTGCTCTTGCTGACGAAAGCGACGAAACCCGACGACGCCAGCACCGACTGGGCCCAGGGCGGCATCTCGACGACGCGCGGGAATCCGGAGTCGCTCAAGGAAGACATCATCGACGCCAGCGACGGCACTGCCGATCCGGACGCTGTCGATACCCTCGTCGCCGAGGCCGACGACGCCGTCGAAGACGTGCTCGTCGACACCCTCGAGGTCGGGTTCGACGAGGCCGACGATGGGGCGTTCGACTACACGCGCGAAGCGGCACACTCCGAGTACCGAATCCTCCACGTCGACGCCGCGACCGGGACACACATCCTGCGGCCGTTCCTGAACTACGTCGACGACCACGAGCGCATCGAGGTCCGGCAGGACACCGCCGCCCTCGAGTTGATCACGGCGGAGGGACGCGTCCACGGTGTCGTCAGCGACGAGGAGTCCGACGGGCACCCGATCTACGCGGGTGCGACCGTCCTCGCGACCGGCGGCGTCGGCGCGCTCTACGGGCGATCGACGAACCCCGACGATGCGACCGGCGACGGCATCGCCATGGCCGCGCTCGCGGGCGCGGATGTCGCGGACATGGAGTACGTCCAGTTCCATCCGACCGCCTACGCCGGCGACGATCCCTTCCTGCTCTCGGAAGCCCTCCGCGGGGAGGGTGCAGTGTTGCGAAACGGCGACGGCGAACAGTTCATGGCGGACTATCACCCACAGGGTGATCTCGCACCGCGGGACGTCGTCGCCCGCGCGGTCGAAACCGAGCGCGAGGAAACGGGCGAGGTCGTCCTGGACGTGAGTCCCCTCGAGTTCGCGGCCGAGTATCCCGCCATCGCGGAGAAGTGCCGCGACCGAGGTTTCGAGGGCGACGAGATCCCGGTCGCTCCCTGCGAGCACTTCCTGTGTGGTGGGATCGACGTCGACGACCGCGGTCGCACCTCGCTCGATCGGCTCTACGCCGTCGGCGAGTGCGCCCGGACCGGCGTCCACGGCGCGAACCGACTGGCCAGTACCAGCCTGCTCGAGGGACTCGTCTGGGGGCTCCGCGCCGGCGAAGATGCGACCGGTTTCGAGGCCGAGGCCGTCGAGGCTCCCGAACTCTCCAACCGGGACCCCACTCTCCCCGAGCGCTTCGCCGCCGAGAAGTTCACCCGACTCACGCAAACGACGGACGAGTATCTGGGCCTCGAGCGCGATCCCGAGGAGATCGCTCGCGCGAGTAGCGTCCTCCGGCGGCTCAAGGGCGAGGTCGACGCCTACATCCGGACCCGGACGGCGCGGGACCTCTACGAACTTCGAAACGCCAGCGTCGTCGCATTGCTGATCGCGCGGGCGGCCAGCGAGAACACCGAGTCCGTGGGCTGTCACTACGTCGCGACCGACGCCGACGAGTCGGTGCCCGAATCGCCGGCGGACGATTGA
- a CDS encoding DUF7529 family protein, producing the protein MTADAPETTDPLWEELLADARSIAEEYREDGWDAVVLEPTAVSPVEQDERVGLDVTVSAAEYDIVAELVEAGEVTITAADVYYRPPAETGSDRRVALTVERDDAAETAIFVPLTYDLAACRSVFETALLEEELLTHVTTQSTDQWVSFSHDDPSLFLEESDVRAWGPDDE; encoded by the coding sequence ATGACGGCGGACGCCCCGGAGACGACGGACCCGCTCTGGGAGGAACTCCTCGCGGACGCGAGATCGATCGCCGAGGAGTACCGCGAGGACGGCTGGGACGCCGTCGTCCTCGAGCCGACGGCCGTCTCGCCGGTCGAGCAGGACGAACGGGTCGGGCTCGACGTCACAGTCAGTGCAGCGGAGTACGATATCGTCGCGGAGCTCGTCGAAGCGGGCGAGGTCACGATCACGGCAGCCGACGTCTACTACCGCCCGCCCGCCGAAACGGGGAGCGATCGACGGGTCGCGCTGACGGTCGAACGCGACGACGCGGCCGAGACGGCGATCTTCGTTCCGCTCACGTACGATCTGGCGGCGTGTCGATCGGTCTTCGAGACGGCGCTCCTCGAGGAAGAACTCCTGACCCACGTGACGACCCAGTCGACCGACCAGTGGGTGAGTTTCTCCCACGACGATCCGTCTCTGTTCCTCGAGGAGTCGGACGTTCGGGCGTGGGGTCCGGACGACGAGTGA
- a CDS encoding ABC transporter ATP-binding protein, giving the protein MKITITDVRKRYGDVVALDGPSFEVPSGSTFGVLGTNGAGKTTLFKLLVGHDRPDAGRIEVGGLDVEAAGHRVRERVGYLPEHSGFPPSMTGREVLDVHARIRGLADRRERIDECLALVGLSEAADRAVSGYSNGMARRLGLASVLLSRPPVLVLDEPTAGLDPRGVAAFHRIVERIDRETDATVVISSHVLSEIERLCDEVAILQDGRLRANGPIDDLRRAAGDRVTVVCRPADDRAALLEAVQGYGDATDAGEEIEIACDRADAFDLVAALGETQALVDSFEVHEPGLEAAFHDALAAETDDEEVPA; this is encoded by the coding sequence ATGAAAATCACGATCACTGACGTTCGGAAACGGTACGGCGACGTCGTCGCCCTCGACGGGCCCTCCTTCGAGGTTCCCTCGGGGTCGACGTTCGGCGTCCTCGGCACGAACGGTGCGGGAAAGACGACGCTGTTCAAACTCCTCGTCGGCCACGATCGGCCCGACGCGGGGCGCATCGAGGTCGGCGGTCTCGACGTCGAGGCGGCGGGCCATCGCGTCCGCGAGCGCGTCGGCTACCTCCCCGAGCACAGCGGCTTCCCGCCGTCGATGACCGGCCGGGAAGTACTCGACGTCCACGCCCGCATCCGTGGGCTCGCCGACCGCCGCGAACGGATCGACGAGTGTCTCGCCCTCGTCGGCCTCTCCGAGGCCGCCGACCGGGCCGTCTCGGGCTACTCGAACGGCATGGCCCGGCGGCTCGGTCTCGCGTCCGTCCTGCTTTCGCGCCCGCCCGTGCTCGTCCTCGACGAGCCCACCGCGGGGCTCGACCCTCGCGGCGTCGCGGCGTTTCATCGGATCGTCGAGCGGATCGACCGCGAGACCGACGCCACGGTCGTCATCTCCTCGCACGTCCTGAGCGAGATCGAACGCCTCTGTGACGAGGTCGCGATCCTCCAGGACGGCCGGTTGCGCGCAAACGGCCCCATCGACGATCTGCGCCGGGCGGCCGGCGACCGCGTGACCGTCGTCTGCCGACCCGCCGACGACCGCGCCGCCCTGCTCGAGGCCGTTCAGGGTTACGGCGACGCGACCGATGCCGGCGAGGAAATCGAAATCGCCTGCGATCGTGCGGACGCGTTCGACCTCGTCGCCGCGCTCGGCGAAACGCAGGCGCTCGTCGATAGTTTCGAAGTGCACGAACCGGGTCTCGAGGCGGCGTTCCACGACGCGCTCGCTGCGGAGACCGACGACGAGGAGGTGCCAGCATGA
- the nadC gene encoding carboxylating nicotinate-nucleotide diphosphorylase, translated as MITDAQVERWLREDVGHHDVTNQVPGETTGRLVAKDSGVVAGLEAATAVFEYLDVTVTDRLEDGTAVEPGDDVLRVEGTAREVLRGERVAVNLAGHASGIATRTRTAVDAARAESEAVSIAATRKTTPGLRGLEKRAVVAGGGDTHRLDLSHMVMVKDNHIAEMGLEDAIERFQERTSFATKIDVEVETVADAPRAAAAGADVVLLDNMSPGDTRRAVAELADYEGVLVEASGGITVADVPDYAATGVDVISMGSLTHSAPSLDLSFRTDE; from the coding sequence ATGATCACCGACGCACAGGTCGAACGCTGGCTCCGCGAGGACGTCGGCCACCACGACGTGACGAATCAGGTCCCCGGCGAGACGACCGGCAGGCTCGTCGCGAAGGACTCGGGGGTCGTCGCCGGCCTCGAGGCCGCGACGGCCGTCTTCGAGTATCTCGACGTGACCGTGACCGATCGGCTCGAGGACGGCACCGCCGTCGAACCCGGCGACGACGTGCTCCGGGTCGAGGGGACAGCACGCGAGGTCCTCCGCGGCGAGCGCGTCGCCGTGAATCTCGCGGGCCACGCGTCGGGGATCGCGACCCGGACGCGGACAGCCGTCGACGCGGCCAGGGCCGAATCCGAGGCCGTCTCGATCGCCGCGACCAGGAAGACTACCCCGGGTCTGCGTGGCCTCGAGAAGCGCGCCGTCGTCGCGGGCGGCGGCGACACCCACCGGCTTGACCTCTCCCACATGGTGATGGTCAAGGACAACCACATCGCCGAGATGGGGCTCGAGGACGCGATCGAACGCTTCCAGGAGCGGACCTCGTTCGCGACGAAGATCGACGTGGAGGTCGAGACCGTCGCGGATGCGCCGCGGGCGGCCGCTGCCGGTGCCGACGTCGTCTTGCTCGATAACATGTCGCCCGGGGACACCCGGCGAGCAGTCGCCGAGCTCGCCGACTACGAGGGCGTGCTGGTCGAAGCCAGCGGCGGGATCACCGTCGCGGACGTTCCCGACTACGCTGCCACCGGCGTCGACGTGATTTCGATGGGGTCGCTCACCCACTCGGCACCGTCGCTGGATCTCTCCTTCCGGACCGACGAGTAA